Proteins encoded together in one Columba livia isolate bColLiv1 breed racing homer chromosome 3, bColLiv1.pat.W.v2, whole genome shotgun sequence window:
- the TDRD6 gene encoding tudor domain-containing protein 6 — protein sequence MSSGPAMSSGPAMSSGLGLPAPGTTMTLRVSAVGLRPEVPVVRLWGLQGERRADYTRLRCEVQVAVGPRMAAAPGPAGLVGDEVELCPGDLALVEVFGTWYRCCVVSRRGQDYRVFLLDEGCTMVTSACYLARACKELFLLPPEVLGCIVADVIPSGGPRVAACGDAPVSTWTVEAMEFLSHLHGKEVSGVVQEVMTPQLIVLEVPQLVVQMQHLGLARQVTRSCFCQVLKRCLTFDYLRNQLRLQPPACSLVSSAVPQLRRILFSYQPASPALDYFYPQLQLGVTEPVLVTHVSDPHHIYCQLQCLSQEIRCLSETMCHMYEQWEQEYLPKVGSPCAARDIDGRWYRALLLELIAGEQDRQVALVIFVDYGRKETVTRANLRHLPVECFRMPVVTYPCALQGVSDGGCGWSPSQINELKALVLGKGVSAHIRAFNSFEHLYSVSLYGENGINLNHLFGVQACCLVRSHTQVGQTEAWEQLEAEEPTAEGLKLPPGTPRISLTHRDLASVPGVHLKLGVFCDVQVSHLQDPSEFWLQLHEHRQLFRQLRQSMWNFYSHASKLDGAGLDLQLGSLCCAHRKEGGFDRAVITKVLDNGVEIHLVDRGSMETVDWCAVKELLPRFRELPALALKCCLAGVSPLRGSWSESSVSAFREIVLNKGLKVRFLSVQRDKHMVEIFGESQLGEKSVSELMVQGGYAEYQRCEIPETPPKSSGKAVSQASSPAHAGCENQIDGEKRLRKEADLKRSDRALNPDVAVVVRENPFVVATRNSKSSECLPAHKYEDEENLPVPLKQNYVEMRPSFSYRGQLEVGSTVNVFVSYVENPSYFWCQLSRNCHDLKVLMAEIQEYCKNSSPLHAWPNSVCLAQYSEDEKWYRALVISEASSAEKVEVIYVDYGNRELVSLTNLRATNERFLRLEAQAFRCSLYNLIQPNGQDPFAWDMEAIQAFQEFVDNSSSQFELKCTIFALASINNKELFNIVDLMTPFQSACQFLTERGVARPLSPQMPLVPLLQLHSYYYSMHGIKIGSEEDVYITHVSDPWTFYCQLERCADALAQLADNISRLSETMSSLENSQKSESLCLAKYTDNNWYRGVIVKTKPHTEVFFVDFGNTETIERDDLLPLPSDAYDILLLPMQAIKCSLSDISNVPKKTTPWFKQAVLERQLKAIVVAKESDGKLLIELFDGNTQINAKLKEQLSLTNNTEPCMDLEDETLCFRNTDAIERKEASESPLNTGRALEGNKSRFEAQEGRESSKKHFKEDVNLFQPAPNGDLAAGLLESGEKFSSKKEDFLLNKAGEEPLFSVQMDTQLDIKYDAEGRCVTPDVRQQKVVPALKVLVYVSHVNDPLDFYVQLESDEAQLNSILENLNNRTQAENPCGQPFQAGDLISAVYSEDSLWYRAVVKEKTSDNLISIQYIDYGNTSVINVDQAQRLPEDLLSIPATSIHCFLSGLKGKTNTDWAEKAVLCFIKRTRDVLLTCEFVEKFEDKWEVILSDNQGIITVDLADESLSSRERSCSTEVLDRENSDLVTVCEPLPPQAQNEIPNVSDCKSFIWKFPEAGQTVKIYVTLVNSPEYFWSCSADAEDMNYIKQKIEEAENLGLHSLNYCESRIRSGDICLAKSSQDGKFRRAKVSNIKGDNAVVRHVDYGSEESVSLEVIRQIPCELLEVPNQAFACCLSGFRPSEGSWLSEAKEKFYDLTKNLLLEAEVIETREDKAAEVPLSVVKLEASGKSINEEIKLFWKANEGNGDKAFSNVLSPLQENRCSNNDMGLCLEREATALCGLAQEESVSARLCSGLFLGVTSECSNTVETNVLVEAVDCMSGKADDGCETAECQSSFDKETPLSEGESENHVLLEPMRSCRLRVLGSEMKAAEQELSEVAFQEDAELKSQLAGSASSASLFLGNEPLQRLPVLQVQSSSNDEMGTLVELDQLQVQPSYDDLNELILELEALGVHSSFGEERKEALQTESLEMQTASGSGAREKVLEQESFELPVVSEETGDLAALKFLQILPSLNESEHLALSGSDGEKTVEPIPSDVQLLLGEKAKQLEFNLSGVPKPEAIEEDWMEVEPCPLRLSSSGGRPEQQLDLKTHDMLSMLGAEIEQLLELVLPDVQPTREDGEEDSLGLEQAALQSSANSRSQFSFLTKDLTNQRPVCAGKSCDCIVEKRKEWQKKDDCYVEEWMKQDLTDSFKECGNTHVQSLDCKPGDEEVGKKQNENLADCSAGHNDYTCNLKGFAVGSKCVVWTSLKWCEARILEVSDKGTRVLNLSTGNEEIVDPENVWNGIPDWSCRSSEATTPATENSQFSPEESLLQEKQTGCSSDFTEDPNVL from the exons ATGAGCTCCGGGCCAGCGATGAGCTCCGGGCCAGCGATGAGCtccgggctggggctgcccgcCCCCGGCACCACTATGACTCTGAGGGTCTCTGCCGTGGGCCTGCGTCCTGAGGTGCCCGTGGTGCGgctgtgggggctgcagggtgaGCGCAGGGCTGACTACACCCGCCTCAGGTGCGAGGTCCAGGTGGCGGTGGGGCCACGCATGGCGGCTGCCCCGGGCCCTGCTGGGCTGGTGGGTGATGAGGTTGAGCTATGCCCAGGAGACCTGGCACTGGTGGAGGTGTTTGGGACATGGTACCGCTGCTGCGTGGTGAGCCGTCGCGGCCAGGACTACCGCGTGTTCCTGCTTGACGAGGGCTGCACCATGGTCACATCTGCCTGTTACCTGGCGCGGGCCTGCAAGGAGCTTTTCCTTCTGCCGCCTGAGGTGCTGGGCTGTATTGTGGCCGATGTCATACCCTCCGGAGGGCCCAGGGTGGCAGCCTGCGGGGATGCACCGGTCTCCACCTGGACAGTGGAGGCCATGGAGTTCCTCAGCCACTTGCATGGCAAAGAGGTGTCTGGCGTGGTGCAGGAGGTGATGACCCCACAGCTCATCGTGCTTGAGGTGCCCCAGCTTGTGGTCCAGATGCAGCACCTGGGACTGGCCAGGCAGGTCACTCGCAGTTGTTTTTGCCAGGTGCTTAAGCGCTGTCTAACTTTTGACTACTTAAGGAaccagctcaggctgcagcCTCCAGCGTGCTCCCTTGTGTCTTCTGCAGTGCCACAGCTTCGCCGTATTTTGTTCTCGTACCAGCCTGCATCACCTGCTTTGGATTACTTCTACCCACAGCTTCAGCTGGGTGTGACGGAGCCTGTCCTAGTGACCCATGTCTCTGACCCACACCACATCTACTGCCAGTTGCAGTGCCTGTCTCAGGAGATCCGTTGTCTTTCTGAGACCATGTGCCACATGTATGAGCAGTGGGAGCAGGAGTATTTGCCCAAAGTGGGCTCACCCTGTGCTGCCCGTGACATTGATGGCCGGTGGTACCGTGCCCTCCTGCTAGAGCTTATTGCTGGGGAGCAGGACCGGCAAGTGGCTCTGGTGATTTTTGTGGACTATGGCAGGAAGGAGACTGTGACCAGAGCTAACCTGCGCCATTTGCCTGTTGAGTGTTTCCGTATGCCTGTGGTGACTTACCCGTGCGCTCTTCAGGGTGTCTCAGACGGGGGTTGTGGCTGGTCTCCATCGCAGATTAATGAGCTGAAAGCGTTGGTACTAGGCAAAGGAGTGAGCGCTCACATCAGAGCCTTTAACTCCTTTGAGCATCTCTATTCTGTGAGCCTCTATGGGGAAAATGGCATCAACTTGAACCATCtttttggggtgcaggcttGCTGCCTGGTCAGAAGCCATACACAGGTTGGCCAGACTGAGGCCTGGGAGCAGCTAGAAGCAGAAGAACCCACAGCTGAAGGACTGAAGCTGCCACCAGGAACACCTCGCATCTCTTTAACGCACAGAGATTTGGCCTCTGTACCTGGTGTACATCTGAAGTTGGGTGTGTTCTGTGATGTGCAGGTCTCCCATCTCCAAGACCCATCTGAGTTCTGGCTGCAGCTCCATGAGCATCGCCAGCTCTTCAGGCAGCTGCGGCAGAGCATGTGGAATTTTTACTCCCATGCATCGAAGCTGGACGGTGCTGGGTTGGACCTACAGCTCGGATCCCTTTGTTGTGCCCACAGGAAAGAGGGTGGTTTTGATCGAGCGGTGATCACCAAGGTGCTGGACAATGGGGTAGAAATACACCTGGTGGACAGAGGCAGCATGGAAACTGTAGATTGGTGTGCGGTAAAGGAGCTGCTCCCTCGGTTCAGAGAACTACCTGCTTTAGCTCTCAAGTGTTGTTTGGCAGGTGTTTCTCCTCTGAGAGGGAGTTGGAGTGAATCATCAGTGTCTGCCTTCAGGGAGATTGTACTGAACAAGGGACTAAAGGTTCGTTTTTTGAGCGTGCAGCGTGACAAGCATATGGTTGAAATTTTTGGCGAGTCCCAATTAGGAGAGAAAAGTGTAAGTGAACTCATGGTGCAGGGAGGGTATGCTGAGTACCAGAGGTGTGAAATACCTGAGACTCCTCCCAAATCATCTGGTAAGGCTGTGAGCCAGGCCTCTTCCCCAGCACATGCTGGGTGTGAAAACCAAATAGATGGAGAGAAGAGGCTCAGAAAAGAAGCTGATCTGAAGAGAAGTGATAGAGCACTTAATCCTGACGTAGCTGTGGTGGTCAGAGAGAACCCCTTTGTTGTAGCCACTCGGAATTCTAAAAGTAGTGAATGTCTTCCTGCTCACAAATATGAGGATGAGGAAAACCTGCCTGTACCTTTGAAACAGAATTATGTGGAAATGAGGCCAAGTTTCTCTTACAGAGGTCAGTTGGAAGTAGGAAGTACAGTTAATGTATTTGTGTCCTATGTTGAAAACCCTAGTTATTTCTGGTGTCAGTTAAGTAGAAATTGCCATGACCTTAAGGTCTTAATGGCTGAAATTCAGGAGTATTGTAAAAATTCATCCCCTCTGCATGCTTGGCCGAATTCTGTATGTTTAGCTCAGTACTCGGAGGACGAAAAATGGTACAGGGCTTTAGTTATTAGTGAAGCTTCTTCTGCAGAGAAAGTAGAAGTCATTTATGTTGACTATGGTAACAGAGAGCTGGTCTCATTAACAAACCTCCGCGCAACTAATGAACGCTTTCTGAGGTTAGAGGCTCAAGCTTTCAGGTGCAGCCTTTACAACTTAATCCAACCGAATGGGCAGGATCCTTTTGCTTGGGATATGGAAGCAATTCAGGCTTTTCAGGAGTTTGTTGATAATTCATCATCTCAGTTTGAACTGAAATGTACAATATTTGCTTTGGCTTCCATAAACAATAAGGAGCTATTCAACATTGTAGATTTAATGACACCTTTTCAGAGTGCTTGCCAGTTTCTGACTGAGAGAGGTGTGGCCAGACCTTTATCTCCTCAAATGCCTCTAGTGCCTTTGCTTCAGCTTCATTCTTATTACTATTCCATGCATGGTATCAAAATTGGGAGTGAGGAAGATGTTTATATTACACACGTCAGTGATCCGTGGACATTTTACTGCCAGCTTGAAAGATGTGCAGATGCCTTAGCACAGCTTGCTGATAATATAAGTCGCCTAAGTGAAACAATGAGCAGCTTAGAAAACTCGCAAAAGTCAGAGAGCTTGTGTCTAGCAAAGTATACTGACAATAACTGGTACAGGGGAGTaattgtgaaaacaaaacctcataCGGAGGTCTTCTTTGTGGATTTTGGGAACACAGAGACAATAGAGAGAGATGATCTGCTTCCTTTACCCAGTGATGCTTATGATATCCTGCTTTTGCCAATGCAGGCCATAAAGTGTTCCTTATCTGATATATCTAATGTTCCCAAAAAAACTACGCCATGGTTTAAGCAAGCTGTCCTGGAAAGGCAATTAAAAGCAATAGTAGTAGCAAAGGAATCTGATGGTAAACTGCTGATTGAGTTGTTTGATGGTAATACTCAAATTAATGCAAAACTGAAGGAGCAGTTAAGCTTAACAAACAATACGGAACCCTGTATGGACTTAGAAGACGAAACtttgtgtttcagaaatacagatgcAATTGAGAGGAAGGAGGCCTCGGAGTCCCCTTTAAATACAGGTAGGGCTCTTGAAGGGAACAAAAGCAGATTTGAAGCccaggaaggaagggagagtaGCAAAAAACACTTCAAAGAAGATGTAAACCTCTTCCAGCCTGCTCCAAATGGAGATCTGGCAGCTGGATTACTGGAGTCTGGTGAAAAGTTTAGCAGtaagaaggaagattttttgttaaataaagcGGGGGAGGAACCTCTTTTCTCTGTCCAGATGGATACACAGTTAGATATTAAATATGATGCTGAAGGCAGGTGTGTAACACCTGATGTACGGCAACAGAAGGTAGTGCCAGCTCTTAAAGTGTTAGTGTATGTGTCTCATGTAAATGATCCGTTGGATTTTTATGTTCAGTTAGAAAGCGATGAGGCTCAGCTTAACAGCATTTTGGAAAACTTAAACAATAGAACACAAGCAGAGAACCCTTGTGGACAACCTTTCCAAGCAGGAGACTTAATCAGTGCTGTTTATTCAGAAGACAGCCTGTGGTATCGAGCTGTAGTAAAAGAGAAGACTTCTGACAATTTGATAAGTATACAATATATTGATTATGGTAACACTTCAGTAATCAATGTCGATCAAGCACAGAGACTCCCCGAAGACTTGTTGTCTATCCCAGCAACAAGCATTCACTGTTTCCTAAGCGGACTTAAAGGCAAAACCAATACGGACTGGGCAGAGAAAGCAGTTCTTTGCTTCATCAAGAGAACAAGGGATGTTCTGCTTACGTGTGAATTTGTAGAGAAGTTTGAGGATAAATGGGAGGTTATTCTCAGTGATAACCAAGGTATAATAACAGTGGATTTAGCTGATGAAAGCCTTTCAAGTAGGGAAAGATCTTGTTCAACAGAAGTACTTGATAGGGAAAACAGTGACTTGGTAACTGTGTGTGAGCCTTTGCCTCCTCAGGCACAAAATGAAATTCCCAATGTGAGTGATTGTAAATCATTTATCTGGAAGTTCCCAGAGGCAGGTCAGACTGTAAAAATTTATGTCACGCTGGTAAATAGTCCAGAATATTTTTGGAGTTGCAGTGCTGATGCAGAAGATATGAACtacataaagcaaaaaatagaGGAAGCTGAAAACCTTGGACTACACTCCTTGAACTATTGTGAATCTCGTATTAGGAGTGGTGATATTTGTCTAGCAAAAAGTAGTCAGGACGGAAAGTTCCGCAGAGCTAAAGTCAGCAACATAAAAGGTGACAATGCAGTTGTTCGACATGTGGATTACGGAAGCGAGGAATCTGTAAGCTTGGAGGTCATCAGACAGATCCCATGTGAATTGCTCGAAGTACCAAATCAAGCATTTGCTTGCTGTCTGTCAGGCTTCAGACCCTCAGAGGGCTCATGGCTTAGTGAAGCAAAAGAGAAGTTTTATGATCTGACAAAAAACCTCTTATTGGAAGCTGAAGTTATAGAAACTCGGGAAGATAAAGCTGCTGAAGTCCCTCTGTCTGTTGTCAAGCTGGAAGCTTCTGGGAAGAGCATTAATGAAGAGATTAAGTTGTTTTGGAAGGCTAATGAAGGAAATGGTGACAAGGCTTTCTCAAACGTTTTGAGCCCATTGCAGGAAAACAGATGTTCAAACAATGATATGGGTCTTTGTCTGGAAAGAGAAGCTACTGCTCTTTGTGGATTAGCTCAAGAAGAAAGTGTAAGTGCTAGGCTTTGTTCTGGACTTTTCCTGGGTGTGACTTCTGAGTGTTCAAATACTGTAGAAACAAATGTGTTGGTGGAAGCTGTTGACTGTATGTCTGGGAAGGCTGATGATGGATGTGAAACAGCTGAGTGTCAAAGCAGCTTTGATAAGGAGACACCTCTGTCTGAAGGAGAGAGCGAAAACCATGTGTTACTAGAACCAATGAGAAGCTGCAGGCTCCGTGTTTTGGGGAGTGAAATGAAAGCTGCAGAACAAGAACTATCTGAAGTAGCGTTTCAAGAGGATGCTGAGCTGAAATCACAACTGGCAGGCAGTGCTTCATCAGCCAGCCTTTTCCTGGGAAATGAACCACTGCAAAGATTGCCAGTGCTCCAGGTACAGTCGTCTTCGAATGATGAAATGGGCACCTTAGTAGAACTGGACCAGTTACAAGTACAACCTTCGTATGATGATCTAAATGAGCTCATACTGGAGCTAGAGGCTCTTGGAGTGCACTCctcctttggggaagaaaggaaggaagccCTGCAAACAGAGTCACTTGAAATGCAGACAGCTTCAGGCAGTGGAGCAAGAGAGAAGGTATTGGAACAGGAATCGTTTGAGCTGCCAGTTGTGAGTGAGGAGACGGGAGACTTGGCAGCTCTGAAATTTCTTCAAATCTTACCATCGCTTAATGAGAGCGAGCACTTGGCGCTTTCAGGTAGCGATGGAGAGAAGACAGTAGAGCCGATTCCATCCGATGTTCAGCTTCTTTTGGGAGAGAAGGCAAAGCAATTGGAATTTAATTTGTCTGGAGTACCTAAACCAGAAGCTATAGAGGAAGATTGGATGGAAGTAGAGCCTTGTCCCTTAAGGCTGTCTTCATCTGGCGGTAGACCTGAGCAACAGCTGGACCTGAAGACCCATGACATGCTATCAATGCTGGGTGCTGAAATTGAGCAGCTTCTGGAACTGGTGCTGCCCGATGTGCAGCCGACTCGGGAAGACGGGGAGGAGGACTCGTTAgggttggaacaggctgcactaCAAAGTTCTGCAAATAGCAGAAgtcagttttcatttcttacaAAAGACTTAACGAATCAGAGGCCTGTTTGCGCTGGAAAATCGTGTGACTGCATAGTTGAGAAACGTAAGGAGTGGCAGAAGAAAGATGACTGTTATGTGGAAGAATGGATGAAACAAGACTTGACCGACTCATTTAAAGAATGTGGAAATACACATGTGCAGTCTTTAGACTGTAAGCCTGGGGatgaagaagtaggaaaaaagcaaaatgagaacTTGGCTGACTGCAGTGCAG GACACAATGACTACACTTGTAATCTGAAGGGCTTTGCTGTTGGATCCAAATGTGTGGTGTGGACGTCTCTAAAATGGTGCGAGGCTCGCATTTTGGAGGTATCCGATAAAGGTACCAGG GTCTTAAATCTCTCCACTGGCAACGAGGAGATTGTGGATCCTGAGAATGTCTGGAATGGTATTCCTGACTGGTCTTGCAGATCATCTGAG